A segment of the Synechococcus sp. CBW1002 genome:
TTTTCAACGGCGAGGGCTGCGGTGACCCCCAGGTGGGACACCTCCGTGAGGTCAAACACGATGGCCTGGCAACTGCCGATGGCGTTGTGCTCCCGGTCGATCGCCTTGGCCACCCCGAAGATCATGGCGCCGGTCAGCTGGAACAGCAGCACCTTGCCGTTGCCCCGATCCAGCAGGGCCTTCTCCTCACTGGGCAGATTGAGCTCGCCGTCGGCGGTGCTGACGGATTTCACCTGCTTCGACTGGAGCGAACTCATCCGGTCGATGGTGAGGATGTTGGCGATGAACACGCCGATGCCCACGGCCGCGATCAGATCGACCAGCACGGTGAGGCCGATCACCAGATACATGATCAGGGCGCCCTTGATCGAGATCCGATGGGCGCGCTTGAGGAAGCTCCAGTCGACGATGTCGACACCCACTTTCAGGGCGATGCCGGCCAGCACCGCCTGGGGGATCTGGGCCGCCAGGCGCGTGCCCGCCAGGATCACCAGCATCAGCACCAGGGCGCGGGTGATGCCCGAAAGGGCGCTGCGGCCACCGGCCTGGATGTTCACCACCGTGCCCATGGTGGCGCCGGCACCGGCGATGCCGCCGAACAGGCCCGAGACGAGGTTGCCGAGGCCCTGGCCGATCAGCTCCTTGTTCGAATCGCTCTCGGTGCGGGTGATGCTGTCGGCGATCACCGCCGTGAGCAGGGCATCGATACAGCCCAGCATCCCGAGCACGGCGCCGTTGACGAGCATCGTCTCCAGCTGGGGCAGGGAGAAGTAGGGCAGCTGCAGCTTCGGAAAACCGGAGGCGATCTCGCCGATCCGGCGGATCTCTTCACCATCGCCGCCGCCACTCAGCAGCGAGAGGGACAGGAGCGTGCCCAGGATCAGGGCGATCAGCTGGGGCGGCGCAATCGTCTTGACCTTCGATGGCGTCAGCCAGAGGATCGCCAGGGTGATCACCGCCAGGATCACTTCGGTGGGCCGGGCGCTGGTGATCAGGCCCGGCAGGGCATTCAAGGTGCCGAGCACCCCACCTTTGGGAATCGCCTGCCCCAGAAAGGGACCGATCTGAAGAATGATCAGGATGAAGCCGATCCCGGACATGAAGCCCGAGATCACGGTGTACGGCATCATCGTGACGTAACGGCCCAGCTTCAGGAAGCCGAACAGGATCTGGAACAGACCCGCCAGCATCACCACGGTGAAGGCCATGGCCAGGCCGTGTTCCGGATTCTGGGAGGTGAGTTTGGCAATCACCGCCGTCATCACCACTGTCATCGGACCGGTGGGCTCCGAGATCAGGGTGGGGGTGCCGCCGAACAGGGCGGCGAACAGGCCAACCAGCACGGCCCCCCAGAGGCCTGCGGCGGCACCAGCTCCGGAGGCGACACCGAAGGCCAGGGCCATGGGAAGGGCGATCACCGCGGCGGTGACGCCACCGAACAGGTCCCCCTTGATGTGCTGGGAGCTGATCCGGTTGAACACTGCCGAGGGCGAGAACGCCGGCGCAGCGGGAGGCGACATGGAGATGCAGACAAGGGAAATGTTCCGAAGGCACAGCGTCAGATGCTTGCCCGATACAGGCCGCCGGAGTGACGCGAACATTAGGGAGGAGGCTCCGTTCGCGTGGGCTCATCCGGAAACCGGGCCATCGCTCTTCACAAAGACACTGTCCGTATGGCCTGTTTTCCCAGGGTTTTGCTCCTGCTGATGAAGGCATCCGAAAAGGGGCTGCCTAGGGTGCCAGCGGATTTGGTACCGGCGGATGAGCCCGATCTATACCGACAACAGCCTCAGCATCGGCAATACCCCGATGGTGCAGCTTAACCGGGTCACGGCCGGTTGCGGGGCGAGGGTTCTCGCCAAGATCGAGGGGCGCAATCCCGCCTATTCGGTGAAGTGCCGCATCGGTGCGGCCATGATCTGGCAGGCCGAGCAGGCCGGACGGCTGGGTCAGGGCAAGGAACTGATCGAACCCACCAGCGGTAACACCGGCATCGCCCTGGCCTTTGTGGCGGCCTCGCGCGGTATTCCCCTGACGCTCACCATGCCGGAAACCATGAGCCTGGAGCGGCGCAAGCTGCTTACGGCCTATGGCGCCCGTTTGATGCTCACCGAGGGGCGGCTGGGCATGGGCGGGGCGATCGGGGCTGCCAAGGAGCTGGCCGAGTCTGATCCGGATCGCTACGTGCTGCTGCAGCAGTTCAGCAATCCCGCCAATCCCCAGATTCACCACGACACCACGGGCCCCGAGATCTGGAACGACGCTGATGGCGAGGTGGACGTTCTGGTGGCGGGGGTCGGCACCGGCGGCACGATCTCCGGCGTGAGCCGCTACATCAAGACCACTCTGGGCCAGCCGTTGGTCTCGGTGGCGGTGGAGCCGGTCAACAGTCCGGTGATCAGCCAGGCGAAGGCCAACCTGCCGCTGCAGCCCGGATCCCACAAGATCCAGGGCATCGGGGCCGGTTTCCTGCCCGACAACCTGGATCTGGATCTGGTCGATCGCGTCGAAACCGTGAGCGACGACGACGCGATGGGCATGGCGCGCCGTCTGATGTGTGAGGAAGGCATCCTGGCCGGCATTTCCTGCGGAGCAGCCACCGTTGCTGCCTTGCGGCTGGCGCGGGAGGAGGCTTTCGCCGGCAGGACGATCGTGGTGGTGCTTCCCGATTCCGGTGAGCGCTATCTCAGTTCGGCCCTCTTCGAAGGCGTGTTCAACGAGCGTGGCCTGGCGGTCTGAACCAACCCGTGTTGACACCGATGAAGGGTGCGGGAGAGGCCTTGTATAAGGGGAGGATCCGTCGCAGCCGAAGGTCCGATGCCGGAGAACGACTCCCCAGCTGGTATCCCAGCCGAAGCGCAACCTGTCGAAGCGCAACCAGCTGAAGCGCAACCAGCTGAAGCGCAACCAGTTGAAGAGCAACCAGTTGATGCTCAGCCAGAAGCTTTTCATCCACCAGCCGAGTCGTCTGAGCCAGCGCAGTCAGCTCCCTCTAAGCCCGAGATGCACCAGCCTTCAGCGGGTGTGCCAGGGACTGTCGCTGAGCCGGTGCCGTCGCCGGTGCCGGTGCCGGTGCCGGAGCCTGTCGCTGAGCTGCAGTCCGGTTCTGAGCTGAAGGCCCCGCCGCTCGAGAACCCTGTTGCGGCCATCGCGTCAGCGCCCGAAGCCGCCAGAGAGGGGGATGTTCACGTTGAGGTCATGTCTGCGACGGCTGTCCCGGTGGCGAGCCCTGCCCCCGCCCCCGTTCTGGAGGATCTGCCTGAGAAGCCTGTGGTGCAGGCGATCCATCCTGTGATTCCGGTGGCTGAGCCCGCGCCCCTGGCCCCGCGGCCAGCGCAGCCAGCAGGGGCAGCGGCCGAAACCTCTGCCGCAGAGGCCCTGCGGTTGCCGCTCCAGTTTCTCAATCAGGTGCTGGGCAAGCTTGGAGCATCCCAGCTGAAGTCCTTCGAGGATCTGCTGCCGGTGGCGCGGCTGCTGCTCCTGGCCGTGGTGGCCGGTGTGGCGCTCAAGCTCACGGGTGCCACCTTGCAGGCTATCGATGAGTTGCCCTTGATTGGTGGCCTGCTGGAGCTGGTCGGTCTGGTGGCGGTGCTTAATTTTCTCGCCCGCAACGCCCTGCGGCAGCAGAAGCGCGCCGAGCTGCTCAGCCGTATCCACCAGATCCGCAAGGATCTGCTGGGTTAGGCCTGGTCACGACGGATTTCGGTCAGAACCGGCCTGGTCTGGAGCGGCTTCAGTCGATCATGGCTTCCGTAACGGCATGGCACCGCCTGGGTCGCGGAGCTGACGGCCGCTCCTACCCTCCCAACAAACCGATTGTTCCGTCTGCAGCCGAGGCATGAGCCATCTCCGCGAGATCATGCAGCGCCTCAATGCAAAGGCGCCTTCTCCAGCCACGCCGCCGGCCCAGCTGGAGGGGCACCTGACTGCCTACGAACGGCAGCTGCACGACTGCAGCGATTCGATGCTCCAATACGAGGCGGTCTGGCTGGAAGAGCATCTGCAGGGTCTGGATCTCTGTGCCAGCAAGCCAGAGATGCGCGCGGCGGCCGGCGGTGCCGCCCATGTGGCCCTGCTGCGCCAGGAGAGTGAACGCTTCATCAGCCTGCTGCACGCTGAGATGGAGCGCCGCGAGCTTCAGCCGGCTCGGCATCGGGCTGCCGTGGTTCCCACCGAGCACGCCTGGGAACTGACCAATCCAGCGATCCGCCAGGCCTGGGGCATCGACGTCTCCTGAGCTTCAAAAAGGCACTGCCCGCCAGCACTGACGCCGTGAGTCTGGCGATCCACTCTTGGATCACCCTGCCGCTCAGGCTTCGTGCTGCTCTCCGCCGCCCAGCCGATCTGGTCGCTCCCGCAGAGCGAGGTGTGCGACGCCCTGCAGACCACCCCGACCGGGCTGAGCAGCGCCGAGGCTCTGCGGCGACTGGAGCGCTTCGGGCCCAACAGTCTGCCGGCCCTGCGTCGCCGCTCCCTCTGGCTGCGGTTCGTGGATCAGCTGGTGCATTTCATGGCCCTGTTGCTCTGGATCGCCGGCGGCCTGGCCTTTGTTGCAGGGACCCCGGCCCTCGGCTGGGCGATCTGGGCCGTGGTGCTGATCAACGGGGCGTTCTCCTTCTGGCAGGAATTCCAGGCTGAACGCACCCTGGCTGCCCTGACGCGCGCCCTGCCCCGCCAGGTGCAGGTGTGGCGCGATGGTCAGCTGCAGACCTGCCAGGCCGATCAGCTCGTTCCAGGCGATCGGGTCGCCCTGGAGGAAGGCGATCAGGTGCCGGCGGATGGGCGCCTGCTCGAATCGATCCGGCTTTATCTGGATGTGTCGGTTCTGACCGGCGAATCCCTGCCGGTGGCCCGTCAGGCCGAAACGCTGCCGCCGGAGCGCAGTGACCATCCGATCCCCACGCGCGAGCGCTCCAATCTGGTGCTGGCCGGCACCACCGTGACCGCCGGCCGTGGCATCGCCGTGGTCTATGCCACCGGCGCCGAGACCGAGTTCGGTCAGGTGGCCCACCTCACGGCCAGCACCGAACGCAGCCCCAGCACCCTCGAACGGCAGGTGGCCCGCATCGTGCGGGTGATCACCACGATCGCGGTCTCGATGGGGCTGCTCGTGTTCGGTCTCAGCCTCGTGTTTGTCGGTATGGGGCCCTTGGAGGGCCTGGTGTTCGCCGTGGGGATCCTGGTGGCGAATGTGCCGGAGGGACTGCTCCCCAGCGTCACCCTCGCCCTGGCCCTGAATGTGCGCCGCATGGCCCAGCGCAACGCGTTGGTGCGGCGTCTGTCGGCGATCGAAACGCTCGGCTCGGTGAGCGTGATCTGCAGCGACAAGACCGGCACCCTCACCTGCAATCGCATGGCAGTGGAGGACACCTGGCTGCCGAACCCGGACCCGCTGCTGCACAACTGGTTGCTGGTCTGGTCGTGCCTGTGTTCCAACGCCCATCTCGAGCTGGCCCCGGCCCGGCATGTGGTGGGCGATCCCACCGAGGCGGCCCTGCTGGTGGCGGCCGATGCGGCCGGACTGAACCCCGAGCGGTTGCCCCAGCTCCATCCCCGCCGCCAGGAGATTCCGTTTGATTCGCACCGCCGTCGCATGAGCGTGGTGGTGGAGGCGGGCCCTGGCTGGCAGTCCGGTGGAATGGGCTGGGGCTGGCTGGAGTCCCAGGCTCTGGTCATCACCAAGGGGGCGCCGCTGGAAGTGCTCGACCATTGCGTGTCGGGTATGGCTGCGGCGGGTCCGATCCCCTTGCTGGAGCCTGAGCGTCGCCGCATCCGCGAGGCCAATGACCGGCTGGCGAGCCAGGGTTATCGGGTGATCGCCGTGGCGATACGGCTGCTGCCCCACGATGGCGGGTCCGGCACGGATGCCAGTGAGGCTGTGGAGCAGCAGCAGGTGTTCGTGGGGTTACTGGGGTTGTACGACCCCCCACGGCCGGAGGTTCCCGAGGCGATCCGGCGCTGCCGCGAGGCCGGCATCAAGGTCACCATGGTGACGGGCGACTACGGCGTGACCGCCCAGGCCATCGCCCAGCAGATCGGCCTGCTCGAGCCCAGCGCCGTCCGTTAGGCGGATCCGGTGCGGGTGATCGAGGGTGGCGCCCTGGCCCGGATCAGTGATGTGCAGCTGCGCCAGCTGCTCAAACACCGCACCCGTCTGGTGTTTGCCCGAATGGCTCCAGAGCAGAAGCTACGGCTGGTGCAGGCCTATCGCGCCCTCGGGGAGGTGGTGGCCGTGACCGGCGACGGTGTCAACGATGCCCCGGCCCTGCGCGCCGCTGATGTGGGCCTGGCGATGGGATGCAACGGTACCGATGTCGCCCGGGAAGCGGCGGACATCGTGCTGCTGGACGACAACTTCGCCACGATCATCGAGGCGATCCGCTACGGGCGGGCCGTGGTGAGCAACATCGGCAAATTTCTCACCTACATCCTCGCCTCCAACGTGCCGGAGATCCTGCCGTTTCTGGCGATGGTGGCGCTGCGCATCCCCGCGGCCCTCACGGTGCTGCAGATCCTGGCGGTGGATCTGGGCACCGATCTGCTGCCGGCCCTGGGTCTGGGGGCGGAGCCACCGGAGGCCGGTGGCATGCGCCGACCACCGCGGAAGCGGGATACGCCGTTGCTGAGCGGAGCCCTGTTGCTGCGGGCCTACCTGTTCCTCGGCTTGATCGAGGCCGTGCTGGCCATGGGGGGCTATCTGCTGGTGTGGCAGGGGGCGGGCTTTGATCTGGCGGCGCTGCGGCAGCTGGCGCCGGCCCTGTTGCATCGCAGTGCTCCAGCCGAGTTGCTCTGGTTGCAGCGGCAGGCCTCCGCCGTGGCCTTCTGCCTGATCGTGTTCTCCCAGGTGGGTGTGTTGCTGGCCTGCCGCAGGGAGCGGAGCAGCGGCTGGTCGCTGCCGGCCTGGCGGGACAATCCCCTGCTCTGGATTGGGGTCATGGCTGAGCTGGCCCTCACCGCCGCCTTGATCCTGACGCCGGCCCTGGCGGAGTTGTTCGCCATGGCCCCCTTCCCTGCCGCCTGGCTGCCCTGGATGCTGGTGGCTCCGGTGACCATCCTGCTGGCGGATGATCTGCGCAAGGGTCTGCTGCCGCTGCAGCGTGCCGGTTGACAGGCTCAGTTGGCCATGGTCACGAATTCTTCAGACACGCTGGGGTGCAGGGCCATGGTTCGGTCGAAGTCCGCCTTGGTGGCTCCCATGCCGATCGCAATGGCGGCCATCTGGATGATCTCGGCGGCGTGCTCACCCACCATCTGAACCCCCAGGACCCTGTCGGTGGCCGCCTCCACCACCAGCTTGAGCAGCACCCGCGGACCTCGAGCGGGCAGGGCCTGGGCCATGGGGCGGAACCGGGCCCGATGCACCCGCAGGCCCTCAGGGCCGCAGCGGGCGATCGCCTCCTCTTCGCTCAGGCCCACCGTGGCCAGTTCCGGCTGACTGAACACGGCACTGGCCACCAGGTCGTGGTTCACCTGCCTGGGTTTGCCGCCATACACCGAGTCGGCGAAGGCGCGCCCCTCATCCACCGCCACCGGGGTGAGGTTGATCACGTCGGTGGCATCTCCCACCGCGTAGATATGGGGCACGTTGGTGGCCTGGTTTCTGTCCACCGGGATGCGCCGGCCATTGTCTGTGGCCACGCCGGCCGCATCCAGGTGCAGAGGCTCCAGATGGGGATGGCGGCCGGTGGCCAGCAACACCCCACCACAGGCGATCTGTTCGCCGCTCTGGGCTGTCACCACCAGGGCCCCCGGCTCTCCTGCGATCTGGGCGGGGCTGTGGGCGAAGCGGATGTCGATGCCGCCCGCTTCCATGCCCTCCTGCACGGCGTGGGCGGCCTCCAGATCAAAGCCGCGCAGCAGGTGATCACCGCGCACCAGCTGGGTCACCTGGACGCCGAGCCCATTGAGGATGCAGGCGAATTCGCAGGCGATGAAGCCCGCACCCACGATCACGACCCGTTCCGGCAAGGATTCGAGCAGGAACAGGTCGTCGCTCACCCAGCAATGCTCGGCCCCCTGGATCAGCGGGCGGGTGGGTCGGCCCCCCACGGCGATCAGGATCCGTTCACCGCGCAGGATGCGGGGCGGGCTGCCGGGGGCCGGATCCGATTCCGAGGACTGGTCACGGAGGGTGGCTGGTGTTGCCGTCACTGCCACGCTGCGGGAATCGAGGAAGTGGCCCCAGCCACGTACCAGCTCCACCCCCGCCTTCTCGAGCAGGCCGATGTGCAACTGGTTGAGCCGATCCACTTCGGCGCGCACGTTGGCGAGCAGGGTGCCGGCGTCGTGGCGCACCTCTCCCATCGACCAGCCGTAGCTGGCCGCATCGGCCAGCAGGTGCTTGTAGGCGGAGCCGTAGACCAGCAGTTTCTTGGGCACGCAGCCGCGGATCACGCAGGTGCCGCCCACCCGATCCCCCTCCACGATCGCCACGCGGGCGCCGTAGGAGGCGGCCCGTTTGGCGGCGGCCAGGCCGCCGGAGCCGGCACCGAGCACGATCAGATCGAAGTGGTCGCTCATGGCAGGGGAGCTCTCGATGCCTATCGCTGGGCCTCAAGCTATGTCAATCGGGCGAACTCACTCGGGCGAGGTCTCTGAGGTCAGGTGATCAGCGGGCGTTCAGTCGGGCAGCAGGGTGCCGCTGAGGACGGCCTTGTCGAGCCGGGCGCTGGCCAGGGATGTGTCGCGCAGGTCGCAGCCGCTCAGATCGGCTTCACTCAGATCGGCGCCCGAGAGGTTGGCGCCGTAGAGGCAGGCGCCGCGCAGGTCGGCGCCGTGCAGCTGGGAGCCCTGCAGCTGGGCATAGCTGAGATCGGCACCCCGCAGATCGGCCCGGCCCAGATCAGTGAGCTGGTCGAGGCCGCTGCGGAAATCGGCCTCCACCAGGCGGGTGTCGCGCCAGTGGCTGCCGGCTGCCACCACCCCCCGCAGGCAGCAGCGGTGCATCAGGGCCCCGGAGAAGTCGGCGTTCTGGAGCCGGGCGCCGGAGAGATCGGCGTCGTGCCAGAAGGAACCCGCGGCCTGCAGCCCGGAGAGATCCGCTCCCCGGAGCAGGGCCCCCTGGAAACGGCAACCGGTCACCTGGGCCCGTTGCCAGCGGCTGCGGCCGAAGCGGGCTTCCTGGAAGGTGCCTCCGCTGAGGTCACAGTCGCTCAGGTCGAGATCGACACCATCGAGATCACGGAGCTGCAGGCCCGGGAACTGCCGATCTCCAGCGGCGAGGGCCTGGCGCAGGCTTTCAAGATCGGTGGGCAGACCTGGCGAGACAGGCACGTCTGCAGAGGAGGGAGACGACACAGCAGCTCGGCAGCCTGTCAGAGGATCGCCGCCAGGGCGTCGAGCTGCTGGCGCTTCGCCGAGAGCATCAACTTTTCGGCGCGGGCCAGCAACTTGAACACGCTTTTATCGATCACCTCGTAGAACACCAGGCTTCCCTCCGGCCGTCGCCGCACCACACCGGCGATGGTGAGCAGCTTGAGGTGTTTCGATACCAGGGCCTGGCTGTGGCCTGTCTTCTCCACCACGGCCGTCACATTGAGCGGTCCGGTGCGCAGGGCGTCGAGCACGGCGAGCCGGTTGGGTTCGGAGAAGACCTTGAAGTATTCGGCGAGGGCGTCCATCGCGGAGAAGGCCGCAGCAGGCGGCGATGGCTGAAGTCCAAGCCTAGCGCGGATCTCCATCATCTGCTCAACGCGCTCTGCTGTTTCAAGGAAACTGGCAAGACGTTGTATTGCGATGACGTTGTTTCAAGTTGTCCTGTCCCAGCCCGGCACAGCCCGGCCGTTCCGGTCGCGCCCTCGCCCCGGCTTCGAGTCCATTCCATGCTCGGCGCGATGGAGGCCGATGACAACCGCGAGCACGTTGATCGCAAGGCGCCGTTGAACCGGCTGGGTCATCGTTCAGCAGCGGAGACGGAGGCCCAAGAGAGTGATCTGGTGCAGTCGTGCGTATTGGATGTTCCGGCTTTCTGCTGTTCAAGGAGCTCTCCCGCCGATTGCAGAAGGCTGGCCGTCCGGAGCTCAGCCGCCTGTTCAACCTGATGGCCCGCGATGAGGCGCGCCATGCCGGCTTTCTCAACCGTGCCCTGATGGCCGAAGGCATCGAGATCGATCTGCCCAGCCTCGGCACCAAGCGACCGATCACCTGGTTTCCGCTCAGCTGGGTGCTGGATTCGTTCTGCCTCACGGAATACATCGGCACCTGGCGTTCCATCCTCATCGACCGCCCTCTCAAGGCCCATCCTGACCATGCCTTCGCGCCGTTGTTCGATTGTTTCGAGCCCTGGTGTCAGGACGCGAATCGGCATGGAGACTTTTCAACCCGTTGATCCGTTGCTGGCCTGGACTGCGTCAGGGGCTTCAAGGGCGACTGCTTCGTCGATTTCCAAGGTCCAGCCATCGCAGCCATGGCCGCAGGATGGGCCGCGCCGCCTTAAGTTGACGCCGCTACAGCACCCGTGGCAAAAGGACCATGCTCTGGCAGGCGGTGCGAGGAACTCTGGGAATTGCATTGCTGCTTTTGGTGGCGTGGTTGTTCTCGCAGGATCGGAGGGCCACGCCCTGGCGGCTGATCGGGGT
Coding sequences within it:
- a CDS encoding SulP family inorganic anion transporter, with the protein product MSPPAAPAFSPSAVFNRISSQHIKGDLFGGVTAAVIALPMALAFGVASGAGAAAGLWGAVLVGLFAALFGGTPTLISEPTGPMTVVMTAVIAKLTSQNPEHGLAMAFTVVMLAGLFQILFGFLKLGRYVTMMPYTVISGFMSGIGFILIILQIGPFLGQAIPKGGVLGTLNALPGLITSARPTEVILAVITLAILWLTPSKVKTIAPPQLIALILGTLLSLSLLSGGGDGEEIRRIGEIASGFPKLQLPYFSLPQLETMLVNGAVLGMLGCIDALLTAVIADSITRTESDSNKELIGQGLGNLVSGLFGGIAGAGATMGTVVNIQAGGRSALSGITRALVLMLVILAGTRLAAQIPQAVLAGIALKVGVDIVDWSFLKRAHRISIKGALIMYLVIGLTVLVDLIAAVGIGVFIANILTIDRMSSLQSKQVKSVSTADGELNLPSEEKALLDRGNGKVLLFQLTGAMIFGVAKAIDREHNAIGSCQAIVFDLTEVSHLGVTAALAVENAVEEALEKGRQVFVVGANGTTRKRLERLGLYAKLPVDHLEISRHEALERAVAGLV
- the cysK gene encoding cysteine synthase A; translation: MSPIYTDNSLSIGNTPMVQLNRVTAGCGARVLAKIEGRNPAYSVKCRIGAAMIWQAEQAGRLGQGKELIEPTSGNTGIALAFVAASRGIPLTLTMPETMSLERRKLLTAYGARLMLTEGRLGMGGAIGAAKELAESDPDRYVLLQQFSNPANPQIHHDTTGPEIWNDADGEVDVLVAGVGTGGTISGVSRYIKTTLGQPLVSVAVEPVNSPVISQAKANLPLQPGSHKIQGIGAGFLPDNLDLDLVDRVETVSDDDAMGMARRLMCEEGILAGISCGAATVAALRLAREEAFAGRTIVVVLPDSGERYLSSALFEGVFNERGLAV
- a CDS encoding CAAD domain-containing protein, whose amino-acid sequence is MPSPVPVPVPEPVAELQSGSELKAPPLENPVAAIASAPEAAREGDVHVEVMSATAVPVASPAPAPVLEDLPEKPVVQAIHPVIPVAEPAPLAPRPAQPAGAAAETSAAEALRLPLQFLNQVLGKLGASQLKSFEDLLPVARLLLLAVVAGVALKLTGATLQAIDELPLIGGLLELVGLVAVLNFLARNALRQQKRAELLSRIHQIRKDLLG
- a CDS encoding cation-transporting P-type ATPase, whose protein sequence is MLLSAAQPIWSLPQSEVCDALQTTPTGLSSAEALRRLERFGPNSLPALRRRSLWLRFVDQLVHFMALLLWIAGGLAFVAGTPALGWAIWAVVLINGAFSFWQEFQAERTLAALTRALPRQVQVWRDGQLQTCQADQLVPGDRVALEEGDQVPADGRLLESIRLYLDVSVLTGESLPVARQAETLPPERSDHPIPTRERSNLVLAGTTVTAGRGIAVVYATGAETEFGQVAHLTASTERSPSTLERQVARIVRVITTIAVSMGLLVFGLSLVFVGMGPLEGLVFAVGILVANVPEGLLPSVTLALALNVRRMAQRNALVRRLSAIETLGSVSVICSDKTGTLTCNRMAVEDTWLPNPDPLLHNWLLVWSCLCSNAHLELAPARHVVGDPTEAALLVAADAAGLNPERLPQLHPRRQEIPFDSHRRRMSVVVEAGPGWQSGGMGWGWLESQALVITKGAPLEVLDHCVSGMAAAGPIPLLEPERRRIREANDRLASQGYRVIAVAIRLLPHDGGSGTDASEAVEQQQVFVGLLGLYDPPRPEVPEAIRRCREAGIKVTMVTGDYGVTAQAIAQQIGLLEPSAVR
- a CDS encoding HAD-IC family P-type ATPase yields the protein MRVIEGGALARISDVQLRQLLKHRTRLVFARMAPEQKLRLVQAYRALGEVVAVTGDGVNDAPALRAADVGLAMGCNGTDVAREAADIVLLDDNFATIIEAIRYGRAVVSNIGKFLTYILASNVPEILPFLAMVALRIPAALTVLQILAVDLGTDLLPALGLGAEPPEAGGMRRPPRKRDTPLLSGALLLRAYLFLGLIEAVLAMGGYLLVWQGAGFDLAALRQLAPALLHRSAPAELLWLQRQASAVAFCLIVFSQVGVLLACRRERSSGWSLPAWRDNPLLWIGVMAELALTAALILTPALAELFAMAPFPAAWLPWMLVAPVTILLADDLRKGLLPLQRAG
- the gorA gene encoding glutathione-disulfide reductase: MSDHFDLIVLGAGSGGLAAAKRAASYGARVAIVEGDRVGGTCVIRGCVPKKLLVYGSAYKHLLADAASYGWSMGEVRHDAGTLLANVRAEVDRLNQLHIGLLEKAGVELVRGWGHFLDSRSVAVTATPATLRDQSSESDPAPGSPPRILRGERILIAVGGRPTRPLIQGAEHCWVSDDLFLLESLPERVVIVGAGFIACEFACILNGLGVQVTQLVRGDHLLRGFDLEAAHAVQEGMEAGGIDIRFAHSPAQIAGEPGALVVTAQSGEQIACGGVLLATGRHPHLEPLHLDAAGVATDNGRRIPVDRNQATNVPHIYAVGDATDVINLTPVAVDEGRAFADSVYGGKPRQVNHDLVASAVFSQPELATVGLSEEEAIARCGPEGLRVHRARFRPMAQALPARGPRVLLKLVVEAATDRVLGVQMVGEHAAEIIQMAAIAIGMGATKADFDRTMALHPSVSEEFVTMAN
- a CDS encoding pentapeptide repeat-containing protein, with the protein product MPVSPGLPTDLESLRQALAAGDRQFPGLQLRDLDGVDLDLSDCDLSGGTFQEARFGRSRWQRAQVTGCRFQGALLRGADLSGLQAAGSFWHDADLSGARLQNADFSGALMHRCCLRGVVAAGSHWRDTRLVEADFRSGLDQLTDLGRADLRGADLSYAQLQGSQLHGADLRGACLYGANLSGADLSEADLSGCDLRDTSLASARLDKAVLSGTLLPD
- a CDS encoding helix-turn-helix transcriptional regulator, with the translated sequence MEIRARLGLQPSPPAAAFSAMDALAEYFKVFSEPNRLAVLDALRTGPLNVTAVVEKTGHSQALVSKHLKLLTIAGVVRRRPEGSLVFYEVIDKSVFKLLARAEKLMLSAKRQQLDALAAIL
- a CDS encoding ferritin family protein produces the protein MRIGCSGFLLFKELSRRLQKAGRPELSRLFNLMARDEARHAGFLNRALMAEGIEIDLPSLGTKRPITWFPLSWVLDSFCLTEYIGTWRSILIDRPLKAHPDHAFAPLFDCFEPWCQDANRHGDFSTR